The Leucobacter rhizosphaerae genome includes a region encoding these proteins:
- a CDS encoding C-terminal binding protein, translating into MTTTTTTTERPLAVYTDVDDTDPAPGIRLLEDHGFEVRVLGTRNPQEIVAGAQGATVLLPGYAAVTREMIEALPGLKLISLMSMGFDYVDVEAATEHGVWVTNVPGAATEEVATHALAILLSSVRQLGFYTASAVPPTWNDRAPSAPPRLSETTLGIIGLGKIGRELVRLARPLFGEVIGYDPMLPDTPEMRAELADLGVRRTDLAEVRASADVLSLHLPLMPETERMVDAEFLAAMPRGAVLVNVSRGGLVDHAALAASLDAGHLSGAALDVLDQEPPAADHPMLGRSDVVLTPHIAYFSARTEIEYVRIQAQNGASLLTTGAPDSPVNRLG; encoded by the coding sequence ATGACCACGACCACGACCACGACCGAACGTCCTCTCGCCGTCTACACCGACGTCGACGACACCGATCCCGCGCCCGGGATCCGGCTCCTCGAGGATCACGGCTTCGAGGTGCGTGTGCTCGGCACCCGCAATCCGCAGGAGATCGTCGCGGGAGCCCAGGGCGCGACCGTGCTGCTCCCCGGCTACGCCGCGGTGACCCGGGAGATGATCGAAGCACTGCCCGGTCTGAAGCTCATCTCGCTCATGTCCATGGGCTTCGATTACGTCGACGTGGAGGCCGCCACGGAGCACGGCGTGTGGGTGACGAACGTGCCCGGCGCCGCGACCGAGGAGGTGGCGACGCACGCCCTCGCGATCCTGCTGTCGAGCGTGCGCCAGCTCGGGTTCTACACGGCCTCGGCGGTACCGCCCACCTGGAACGACCGGGCGCCTTCGGCCCCGCCGCGGCTCAGCGAGACCACGCTCGGGATCATCGGCCTCGGCAAGATCGGCCGTGAGCTCGTGCGGCTCGCGCGCCCGCTCTTCGGCGAGGTCATCGGCTACGATCCGATGCTGCCCGACACCCCGGAAATGCGCGCCGAGCTCGCCGACCTCGGTGTGCGGCGCACGGACTTGGCCGAGGTGCGGGCGAGCGCTGATGTGCTGTCGCTCCACCTGCCGCTCATGCCCGAGACCGAGCGCATGGTCGACGCCGAGTTCCTCGCGGCGATGCCGCGTGGCGCGGTGCTCGTGAACGTGTCGCGAGGCGGGCTCGTGGATCACGCGGCCCTGGCTGCCTCCCTCGATGCGGGCCACCTCTCGGGTGCGGCCCTCGACGTGCTCGACCAGGAGCCGCCCGCCGCGGACCACCCCATGCTCGGACGGTCGGACGTGGTGCTCACGCCGCACATCGCCTACTTCTCCGCGCGGACCGAGATCGAGTACGTGCGCATCCAGGCGCAGAACGGCGCGAGCCTGCTCACCACGGGCGCACCCGATTCGCCCGTCAACCGCCTGGGGTAG
- a CDS encoding MarR family winged helix-turn-helix transcriptional regulator, whose protein sequence is MPGTDSPPHETLLASLTGLMSRWSSLELQRRITAECGLTLDPVAVSAVYTLGLRGGDVRPSTIADALHLSRPSASKLIARMSEAGLVVRSADARDRRAATVALTAQGQRVFRLLIDAGVTMVADATSRWSAADVATLSTLMQRFLDDIGAQFTASDTSPSTH, encoded by the coding sequence ATGCCGGGCACCGATTCCCCACCGCACGAAACCCTTCTCGCCTCGCTGACCGGGCTCATGTCGCGCTGGTCCTCGCTGGAGCTGCAGCGCAGGATCACGGCGGAGTGCGGCCTCACACTCGACCCCGTCGCCGTGAGCGCCGTGTACACCCTGGGGCTCCGGGGCGGAGACGTGCGACCGAGTACGATCGCCGACGCGCTGCACCTGAGCCGCCCCTCGGCGTCGAAGCTGATCGCACGGATGTCGGAGGCCGGCCTCGTCGTGCGATCTGCGGACGCGCGGGATCGACGCGCAGCGACCGTGGCGCTCACGGCGCAGGGGCAGCGCGTCTTCCGACTCCTGATCGACGCCGGCGTGACCATGGTCGCCGACGCGACCTCACGCTGGAGCGCCGCGGATGTCGCCACGCTGAGCACCCTCATGCAGCGATTCCTCGACGACATCGGCGCCCAGTTCACCGCCTCAGATACCTCCCCGTCCACCCACTGA
- a CDS encoding thiamine pyrophosphate-dependent enzyme yields the protein MDTTPKRTTGWVIMETLRGYGIDTVFGIPGTHNLEFYRPLSALGIRPVTTRHEQGAGYGSDGWSLQTGLPGVVITTSGPGLLNALSAAGTAYCESRPMIVLSPGPAIGAEFADIGTLHETKDQLGAASAIVEWGRRVRSAEEAVTAIHDAFELFATTRPRPVYIEVPLDVLEETTELAAAETAPRSFAAPAAPDAADVAEAARLLAGAERPAILAGGGSRGAAAELRALAERLDAPVVTTLNAKGVLDEAHPLAVGSCLRLAAGRRVAQEADVLLVVGSKLGEAELWVSRLEAEGAVIRIDLLESQIQKNQRADVGLVGDAAVALRALGTELGAGAADHGAADRVREIRAAVRAESAELSSVNTELAEAIASALPANAIVATDSSQIAYWGLLNTVQVAEPNSTPYMATYATLGYGLPAALGARIAAPHRPSVVVTGDGALMFSMNELITVVEQREDVTVIVVDNGGYAEIKQNELDAGIAPVGVDLVQPDWAAVATAFGGTGRRAGSASELAAAVSDAVAAGGLQLIHIDQATFDTAQEHAA from the coding sequence ATGGACACCACTCCCAAGCGCACCACCGGCTGGGTCATCATGGAGACCCTTCGCGGCTACGGCATCGACACGGTCTTCGGGATCCCCGGCACCCACAACCTCGAGTTCTACCGTCCGCTCAGTGCGCTCGGGATCCGCCCCGTCACCACGCGGCACGAGCAGGGCGCGGGCTACGGCTCCGACGGCTGGTCGCTGCAGACCGGCTTGCCGGGCGTCGTCATCACCACGAGCGGACCCGGCCTCCTGAACGCCCTGTCGGCGGCCGGCACGGCGTACTGCGAGTCGCGACCCATGATCGTGCTCTCCCCCGGCCCCGCGATCGGCGCGGAGTTCGCCGACATCGGCACACTGCACGAGACGAAGGATCAGCTCGGCGCCGCCTCCGCGATCGTCGAGTGGGGCCGCCGCGTGCGGTCGGCCGAGGAGGCCGTCACTGCGATCCACGACGCCTTCGAGCTCTTCGCGACCACCCGCCCGCGCCCCGTCTACATCGAGGTGCCGCTCGACGTGCTGGAGGAGACGACCGAGCTCGCCGCCGCCGAGACCGCGCCCCGCAGCTTCGCGGCACCCGCGGCACCCGACGCGGCCGACGTCGCCGAGGCCGCCCGACTGCTCGCCGGTGCCGAGCGCCCGGCGATCCTGGCCGGCGGCGGATCCCGCGGCGCCGCGGCCGAGCTGCGCGCGCTCGCCGAGCGGCTCGACGCCCCGGTCGTCACCACCCTCAACGCGAAGGGTGTGCTCGATGAGGCGCACCCGCTCGCCGTCGGCTCGTGCCTGCGGCTCGCCGCCGGTCGTCGGGTCGCGCAGGAGGCCGACGTGCTGCTCGTCGTCGGCTCGAAGCTCGGTGAGGCCGAGCTCTGGGTCTCGCGCCTGGAGGCCGAGGGCGCCGTGATCCGGATCGATCTGCTCGAGTCGCAGATCCAGAAGAACCAGCGCGCCGACGTGGGACTGGTCGGCGACGCCGCCGTCGCGCTTCGCGCGCTCGGTACGGAGCTGGGTGCGGGTGCTGCCGATCACGGAGCAGCTGACCGCGTGCGCGAGATCCGCGCCGCCGTGCGCGCCGAGTCGGCGGAGCTCTCGAGCGTCAACACGGAGCTGGCCGAAGCCATCGCCTCCGCGCTCCCCGCGAACGCGATCGTCGCGACCGATTCCTCGCAGATCGCCTACTGGGGCCTGCTGAACACCGTGCAGGTCGCCGAACCGAACTCCACGCCGTACATGGCCACCTACGCGACGCTCGGCTACGGCCTGCCCGCCGCGCTCGGGGCGCGCATCGCCGCCCCGCACCGCCCCTCGGTGGTCGTGACGGGCGACGGTGCGCTCATGTTCTCGATGAACGAGCTCATCACGGTCGTCGAGCAGCGCGAAGACGTCACCGTGATCGTCGTCGACAACGGCGGCTACGCCGAGATCAAGCAGAACGAGCTCGACGCCGGGATCGCACCCGTGGGCGTGGATCTCGTGCAGCCCGACTGGGCCGCCGTCGCGACGGCGTTCGGCGGCACCGGTCGCCGCGCGGGCAGCGCCTCGGAGCTCGCCGCGGCCGTGAGCGACGCGGTGGCCGCGGGTGGTCTGCAGCTCATCCACATCGACCAGGCGACGTTCGACACGGCTCAGGAGCACGCAGCATGA
- a CDS encoding pirin family protein, translating into MSNPESHPAETVCAAGPARVEILEPRDVPLGGLRAMNVRRTLPQRERSLIGAWCFLDHYGPDRVADSGGMNVPAHPHTGLQTVSWLFSGEIEHRDSAGFQAIVRPGELNLMTAGRGISHSERSTPDTTVLHGAQLWVALPHGARDTPKTFEHYAPPVVAGEGWRAQVFLGTLLGETSPMTTHTALVGAEIALDPGCSIRVEVAAGHEHGVLVDAGAVTVRGCGGDGRSGDGRGGDGRGAGAAVTAGTVTAGTVTAGTDGAGTDGAGTVKVGTNALAYVPAGSSELHITAGANGARVLLIGGEPFGEELVMWWNFVGRDHDEIMRARADWQAELAAAGVADVAETPGRREAPDAPVATNVSLDAPAPDRFGLPDGEPEPPLSAPPAPIAQLLPRRR; encoded by the coding sequence ATGAGCAACCCCGAGAGCCACCCAGCGGAGACGGTCTGCGCCGCCGGGCCCGCGCGCGTCGAGATCCTCGAGCCGCGGGACGTGCCGCTCGGCGGCCTGCGCGCCATGAATGTGCGGCGAACGCTGCCGCAGCGGGAGCGCTCGCTGATCGGCGCCTGGTGCTTCCTCGATCACTACGGGCCCGATCGAGTCGCCGACAGCGGCGGGATGAACGTGCCCGCACACCCGCACACCGGGCTGCAAACAGTGAGCTGGCTGTTCTCGGGTGAGATTGAGCACCGTGACAGCGCCGGCTTCCAGGCGATCGTGCGGCCCGGCGAGTTGAACCTCATGACGGCGGGCCGCGGGATCAGTCACTCGGAGCGCTCGACGCCCGACACCACGGTGCTGCACGGAGCGCAGCTCTGGGTGGCGCTGCCGCACGGCGCTCGGGACACCCCGAAGACCTTCGAGCACTACGCTCCCCCCGTGGTGGCGGGTGAGGGATGGCGGGCGCAGGTGTTCTTGGGGACCCTGCTCGGCGAGACGTCGCCGATGACGACGCACACGGCGCTGGTCGGTGCTGAGATCGCGCTGGATCCCGGGTGCTCGATCCGGGTCGAGGTGGCGGCGGGTCACGAGCACGGGGTGCTCGTCGACGCGGGAGCGGTCACGGTGCGGGGGTGCGGCGGGGATGGGCGCAGTGGAGATGGGCGCGGCGGGGATGGGCGCGGCGCTGGGGCAGCGGTCACGGCCGGCACGGTCACGGCCGGCACGGTCACGGCCGGCACGGACGGAGCTGGCACGGACGGAGCTGGCACGGTCAAGGTCGGCACGAACGCGCTGGCCTACGTGCCCGCCGGATCCAGCGAGCTCCACATCACCGCGGGAGCCAACGGCGCTCGGGTCCTCCTCATCGGAGGTGAACCCTTCGGTGAGGAACTCGTGATGTGGTGGAACTTCGTCGGCCGCGACCACGATGAGATCATGCGCGCACGCGCCGATTGGCAGGCCGAACTCGCTGCGGCCGGCGTTGCTGATGTTGCTGAGACACCCGGCCGGCGGGAGGCGCCAGATGCTCCAGTCGCAACCAACGTTTCTCTCGATGCTCCGGCACCTGATCGCTTCGGGCTCCCCGATGGCGAACCGGAGCCTCCACTGAGCGCACCTCCCGCGCCAATCGCGCAACTGCTCCCTCGGCGACGCTAG
- a CDS encoding HNH endonuclease signature motif containing protein — MADLAAPAYAILAESLVKIRAQINTLHAAEAALLVMGDELAALVAARDGHTDHGEFEHRAVAAEFAAAVHESDRTMAGRISRARTLVEHYPTVMAALTAGRISQAHAAVITDAGSILTDPQSRAGYASAVLEVAETTTVGRLRSVAREFAERFADRTLDDRHQDARACRMVRVTELDDGMADLTATLPAVYASGIKDRLNQMARLVKQNEQAWADDQAHNVSGLGTEPGSGAPSGESEGESAATAPTVRSMDQIRADLFTDMLLASDPNQAATSGLTGITGIQARVQVIVPKERLSDDGNDLDANATSNVSPAILAGYGPIDTDTARYLAGNATHWEEVTVDPDTGTVLSVDTYRPNTKLRQFLRARDLHCRFPGCHTPTARCDIDHTLDAAHGGPTTSTNLAHLCRRHHTLKHHSRWNVTQARDGTLTWTSPAGTPYPERAPSAVRFRRVRGRGEPKGRDAPTGRDAPTGRDAPTGRDAPTRQNEPRVRGRTPGTDPPGSRASDPPESHHTPPF; from the coding sequence ATGGCTGATCTTGCGGCTCCGGCGTATGCGATCTTGGCGGAGTCGCTCGTGAAGATCCGCGCCCAGATCAACACCCTCCACGCGGCCGAGGCTGCGCTGCTCGTCATGGGTGACGAGCTCGCTGCTCTGGTTGCGGCGCGGGATGGGCACACGGATCACGGGGAGTTCGAGCATCGTGCGGTCGCGGCGGAGTTCGCGGCCGCCGTGCACGAGTCGGATCGGACCATGGCGGGCCGGATCAGCCGGGCACGCACCCTCGTCGAGCACTATCCGACGGTCATGGCTGCACTCACAGCCGGGCGCATCTCACAGGCCCACGCGGCGGTGATCACTGATGCCGGAAGCATCCTCACCGATCCTCAGTCCCGTGCCGGATACGCGTCCGCGGTGCTCGAGGTCGCGGAGACCACGACGGTGGGTCGGTTGCGGTCGGTCGCTCGTGAGTTCGCGGAACGATTCGCAGACCGCACCCTCGACGACCGACACCAGGACGCCCGCGCCTGCCGCATGGTGCGCGTGACCGAACTCGACGACGGCATGGCCGACCTCACCGCCACCCTCCCCGCGGTCTACGCCTCCGGCATCAAGGACCGACTGAACCAGATGGCCCGGTTGGTGAAGCAGAACGAACAGGCCTGGGCCGATGATCAGGCCCATAACGTCTCTGGCTTGGGTACCGAACCGGGCAGCGGCGCACCTTCAGGGGAATCCGAAGGGGAATCAGCAGCCACAGCCCCGACGGTCCGATCCATGGACCAGATCCGCGCTGATTTATTCACGGATATGCTCCTCGCCAGCGACCCCAACCAGGCCGCCACCAGCGGCCTCACCGGCATTACAGGCATCCAGGCACGGGTCCAAGTCATCGTGCCGAAGGAACGGCTCAGTGACGACGGCAACGACTTAGACGCGAATGCAACAAGCAACGTCTCACCGGCCATTCTCGCCGGGTACGGACCCATCGACACCGACACCGCACGGTATCTCGCCGGCAACGCCACCCACTGGGAAGAAGTCACCGTCGACCCCGACACCGGCACCGTGCTCTCCGTCGACACCTACCGACCCAACACAAAACTCCGGCAGTTCCTCCGGGCACGAGACCTGCACTGCCGCTTCCCGGGCTGCCACACCCCCACCGCACGCTGCGACATCGACCACACCCTCGACGCCGCACACGGCGGACCCACCACCAGCACCAACCTCGCACACCTCTGCCGCAGACACCACACCCTGAAGCACCACAGCAGATGGAACGTGACCCAGGCACGAGACGGCACCCTCACCTGGACCAGCCCCGCCGGCACCCCATACCCCGAACGAGCACCCAGCGCGGTCAGATTCCGACGCGTGCGCGGTCGGGGTGAACCGAAGGGTCGGGATGCACCGACGGGTCGGGATGCGCCGACGGGGCGGGATGCGCCGACGGGGCGGGATGCGCCGACGAGACAGAATGAACCGAGGGTTCGGGGCAGAACGCCAGGCACCGACCCACCTGGATCACGAGCTTCGGATCCTCCAGAATCGCACCACACCCCACCATTCTGA
- a CDS encoding ABC transporter permease, with translation MNDFRIPLGKWVDVFVEWLTTSFTGFFDVLRGIMRSMYDSLDFVLSAPPFWAIILVITAIAWFAKGWKLALGTAIGLLAIVGVNQWDNAMDSLALVILATLVALLIAIPLGILAARNDTASKIIRPVLDFLQTMPAFVYLIPALMLFRVGVVPGIVATVVFALAPGVRLTELGIRGVDREVVEAGHAFGATPRRILRQIQLPLAMPSIMAGVNQVIMLSLSMVVIAGMVGAGGLGGDVVKSLSSIDVGLGVEAGLSVVILAMILDRVTGAFGTGKKRSPARTNRAAKRTASLGKAA, from the coding sequence ATGAACGACTTCCGGATCCCGCTCGGCAAGTGGGTCGACGTCTTCGTCGAGTGGCTGACCACGAGCTTCACGGGCTTCTTCGACGTGCTCCGCGGCATCATGCGCAGCATGTACGACTCGCTCGACTTCGTACTCAGCGCACCCCCGTTCTGGGCGATCATCCTGGTGATCACCGCGATCGCGTGGTTCGCGAAGGGGTGGAAGCTCGCGCTCGGCACCGCGATCGGACTGCTCGCGATCGTCGGCGTTAACCAGTGGGACAACGCCATGGACAGCCTGGCGCTGGTGATCCTCGCCACCCTGGTCGCCCTGCTGATCGCGATCCCGCTCGGGATCCTCGCGGCCCGCAACGACACGGCATCCAAGATCATCCGGCCGGTCCTCGACTTCCTGCAGACCATGCCCGCCTTCGTCTACCTGATCCCGGCGCTCATGCTGTTCCGGGTCGGCGTCGTGCCCGGCATCGTCGCGACCGTCGTCTTCGCCCTCGCACCCGGCGTGCGCCTCACCGAGCTCGGCATCCGCGGAGTCGACCGTGAGGTGGTCGAAGCCGGACACGCGTTCGGGGCCACCCCGCGCCGGATCCTGCGCCAGATCCAGTTGCCGCTCGCGATGCCCTCGATCATGGCCGGTGTCAACCAGGTCATCATGCTGTCGCTCTCGATGGTCGTCATCGCCGGCATGGTCGGTGCCGGCGGGCTCGGCGGCGACGTCGTCAAGAGCCTGAGCAGCATCGACGTCGGCCTGGGCGTCGAAGCCGGCCTGTCGGTCGTGATTCTCGCCATGATCCTCGACCGGGTCACGGGCGCCTTCGGCACCGGCAAGAAGCGCTCACCCGCCCGGACCAACCGCGCCGCGAAGCGCACCGCCTCACTCGGCAAGGCCGCGTGA
- a CDS encoding NAD(P)-dependent oxidoreductase: MARIIIFGGHGKIALLAERHLAERGDEVTAVIRNPDHAEEVSATGATPVVADIEQLDEAGLAELIAGHDAVVWSAGAGGGNPARTWAVDRDAAMRSMAAAERASVSRYVMVSYFGASLDHGVPEDHSFFAYAEAKAAADEQLRASALEWTVLGPSSLTLDPGTGTIDAAAEEGTSVSRENVAQVIAATLVDDSTIRRTIRFNDGSTAIAEAIRATD, encoded by the coding sequence ATGGCACGCATCATCATTTTCGGAGGACACGGCAAGATCGCTCTGCTCGCGGAGCGGCATCTCGCGGAACGGGGGGACGAGGTCACCGCGGTGATCCGGAACCCCGATCACGCGGAGGAGGTGAGCGCGACGGGTGCGACCCCGGTGGTCGCGGACATCGAGCAGCTCGACGAGGCCGGCCTGGCCGAGCTCATCGCGGGGCACGACGCGGTGGTGTGGTCGGCGGGTGCCGGCGGCGGCAACCCGGCCCGCACCTGGGCCGTGGACCGGGATGCGGCGATGCGGTCGATGGCGGCGGCGGAGCGGGCCAGCGTCTCGCGCTACGTCATGGTGTCGTACTTCGGGGCATCGCTCGACCATGGCGTCCCCGAGGATCACTCGTTCTTCGCGTACGCCGAGGCGAAGGCTGCGGCGGACGAGCAACTGCGCGCCTCCGCGCTCGAGTGGACGGTGCTGGGGCCGAGCTCGTTGACGCTCGATCCGGGCACCGGCACCATCGACGCCGCGGCCGAGGAGGGCACGAGCGTGTCGCGCGAGAACGTCGCGCAGGTGATCGCCGCCACCCTCGTCGACGACTCGACGATCCGCCGCACCATCCGCTTCAACGACGGCAGTACCGCGATCGCCGAGGCCATCCGCGCGACGGACTGA
- a CDS encoding glycine betaine ABC transporter substrate-binding protein produces MKKRLLTSALAIGAAGMLALSGCAAGDTSEASGDSKGTIDIGLFNWDEAIAVSNLWKHVLEEEGYEVNLTDADPGAVFLGLSEGDFDVVLDVWLPLTHQDYLEEYGDNIVELGAWNDEAVLTIAVNEDAPIDSLEELADNADLFNNQLVGIEPGAGLTTVTTDTVIPTYGLEGMEYTTSSTPAMLSELKAATGAGENIAVTLWRPHWAYDAFPLKDLEDPEGTLGEAESLYSYGSLTFEDDFPEVAERLKAFRMDSETLHSLENAMFNENDDPANYEAIITEWLADNPDFADSLTA; encoded by the coding sequence ATGAAGAAACGACTGCTCACCTCTGCCCTCGCCATCGGCGCCGCAGGGATGCTCGCCCTCTCGGGCTGCGCCGCCGGCGACACTTCCGAGGCGTCCGGCGACTCGAAGGGCACCATCGACATCGGGCTCTTCAACTGGGATGAGGCGATCGCCGTCAGCAACCTCTGGAAGCATGTGCTCGAGGAGGAGGGCTACGAGGTCAACCTCACCGACGCCGATCCTGGCGCCGTGTTCCTCGGCCTCTCGGAGGGCGACTTCGACGTGGTGCTCGACGTCTGGCTGCCCCTCACCCACCAGGACTACCTGGAGGAGTACGGCGACAACATCGTCGAGCTCGGCGCCTGGAACGACGAGGCCGTGCTCACCATCGCGGTGAACGAGGACGCGCCCATCGACTCGCTCGAGGAGCTGGCGGACAACGCCGACCTGTTCAACAACCAGCTCGTCGGCATCGAGCCGGGCGCGGGTCTGACCACCGTCACCACCGACACCGTGATCCCGACCTACGGTCTCGAGGGCATGGAGTACACCACATCCTCGACCCCGGCCATGCTCTCCGAGCTGAAAGCCGCGACCGGGGCCGGCGAGAACATCGCCGTCACCCTGTGGCGTCCGCACTGGGCCTACGATGCGTTCCCGCTGAAGGACCTCGAGGATCCCGAGGGCACCCTGGGTGAGGCCGAGAGCCTCTACTCCTACGGCAGCCTGACGTTCGAGGACGACTTCCCCGAGGTCGCCGAGCGCCTCAAGGCCTTCCGCATGGACTCCGAGACGCTGCACTCGCTCGAGAACGCCATGTTCAACGAGAACGACGACCCCGCGAACTACGAGGCGATCATCACCGAGTGGCTCGCCGACAACCCGGACTTCGCCGACTCGCTCACCGCGTAG
- a CDS encoding type 1 glutamine amidotransferase domain-containing protein codes for MTHLTGTRVAVLATNGFEDSELTSPIAAVQEHGAEVTVVSTDEGSITGKNGVETRVDRRSSEVSADDFDALILPGGVANGDQIRLDADAVALTRDFFAQQKPVAAICHGGWILADADVLRDRTVTSYPSLRTDLQNAGATWVDEEVVVDRGLVTSRTPDDLPAFNDAIVAAIADGSTAWTDA; via the coding sequence ATGACGCACTTGACCGGAACACGCGTGGCCGTCCTTGCAACGAACGGCTTCGAAGACTCGGAACTCACCTCGCCCATCGCCGCCGTCCAGGAGCACGGCGCAGAGGTGACGGTCGTCTCCACCGACGAGGGCTCCATCACCGGGAAGAACGGCGTGGAGACCCGGGTCGATCGGCGATCCTCGGAGGTGAGCGCGGACGACTTCGACGCGCTGATCCTGCCGGGCGGCGTCGCGAACGGCGACCAGATCCGCCTCGACGCCGACGCAGTGGCCCTCACCCGCGACTTCTTCGCGCAGCAGAAGCCGGTCGCCGCGATCTGCCACGGCGGCTGGATCCTCGCCGACGCCGACGTGCTGCGCGATCGCACCGTCACGTCCTATCCCAGCCTCCGCACCGACCTGCAGAATGCCGGTGCCACGTGGGTCGACGAGGAGGTGGTGGTGGATCGCGGTCTCGTCACGAGCCGCACGCCCGACGACCTGCCCGCGTTCAACGACGCGATCGTGGCGGCCATCGCCGACGGGAGCACGGCCTGGACGGATGCCTAG
- a CDS encoding quaternary amine ABC transporter ATP-binding protein, whose translation MTDTPTTPDTAIAVSNVYKIFGRRQREAVKRLKNGASRDELTASFGTAAVIDASFEVRRGEIFVVMGLSGSGKSTLIRMLNGLNPTTEGSVSVFGTEVVGLGATELRELRRDRMSMVFQHFALLPHRTVLDNVAYGLEIQGVAQAERQERARHWLGRVGLEGWEDSFPGELSGGMQQRVGLARAFAADTDILLMDEAFSALDPLIRREMQEQLVELQQELGKTIVFITHDLNEAMFLGDRIAVMRDGRIVQLGTPNDILTDPANDYVAQFVQDVDRARVLTAGDVMEPPRAVIPASAGPRAALRTMRDLQTSACFVTTSGRKLLGVVRDKDMLRQVREGGTDIADRIRPTPSIVTPDQLIADLFELSAESPLPVAVLDDQDRLIGVVPRVTLLASLANIPTVTTEIPIIEPTPTISSDLITATLAETSQAAPSQAVPSQPGAPSTTQEATA comes from the coding sequence ATGACCGACACCCCGACGACACCCGACACCGCCATCGCGGTCTCGAACGTCTACAAGATCTTCGGTCGGCGCCAAAGGGAGGCCGTCAAGCGCCTCAAGAACGGCGCGTCCCGCGACGAGCTCACCGCATCGTTCGGCACGGCCGCGGTGATCGACGCGAGCTTCGAGGTCCGCAGGGGCGAGATCTTCGTGGTGATGGGCCTGAGCGGCTCGGGCAAATCGACGCTCATCCGCATGCTCAATGGCCTGAACCCGACCACGGAGGGCTCCGTCTCGGTGTTCGGCACCGAGGTCGTCGGTCTCGGGGCAACCGAGCTCCGCGAACTCCGCCGCGATCGCATGTCGATGGTCTTCCAGCACTTCGCGCTGCTCCCCCACCGCACCGTGCTGGATAACGTCGCCTACGGCCTGGAAATCCAGGGGGTGGCGCAGGCCGAGCGACAGGAGCGCGCCCGGCACTGGCTCGGTCGCGTGGGCCTCGAGGGCTGGGAGGACAGCTTCCCGGGCGAACTCTCCGGCGGCATGCAGCAGCGCGTCGGCCTCGCCCGCGCGTTCGCCGCCGACACCGACATCCTGCTCATGGACGAGGCCTTCTCGGCGCTCGACCCGCTGATCCGTCGCGAGATGCAGGAGCAGCTCGTCGAGCTGCAGCAGGAGCTCGGCAAGACGATCGTGTTCATCACGCACGACCTCAACGAGGCGATGTTCCTCGGCGACCGGATCGCCGTCATGCGGGACGGCCGCATCGTGCAACTCGGCACCCCGAACGACATCCTCACTGATCCCGCGAACGACTACGTCGCCCAGTTCGTGCAGGACGTGGATCGGGCGCGTGTGCTCACCGCCGGTGACGTGATGGAGCCGCCGCGCGCGGTGATCCCGGCCTCAGCGGGCCCCCGTGCCGCACTCCGCACCATGCGCGATCTGCAGACCTCGGCCTGCTTCGTGACCACCAGCGGCCGCAAGCTCCTCGGCGTCGTCCGCGACAAGGACATGCTCCGGCAGGTCCGCGAGGGCGGCACCGACATCGCCGATCGGATCCGCCCCACACCGTCGATCGTGACGCCGGATCAGCTCATCGCTGATCTCTTCGAGCTCTCCGCCGAGAGCCCCCTCCCGGTCGCCGTCCTCGACGATCAGGATCGCCTCATCGGCGTCGTGCCGCGCGTCACCCTGCTCGCGTCGCTCGCGAACATCCCGACGGTGACGACCGAGATCCCGATCATCGAACCGACCCCCACGATCTCGAGCGACCTCATCACCGCGACGCTTGCGGAAACGAGCCAGGCGGCGCCCAGTCAGGCAGTACCCAGCCAGCCCGGAGCGCCCAGCACGACCCAGGAGGCCACCGCATGA